In uncultured Cohaesibacter sp., a genomic segment contains:
- a CDS encoding ABC transporter permease, whose product MLPIAFLEVPLLPLALVGKLDGIYGMLKDAFIVQARVIGALILRETRVRYGRSKLGYLWAFTGPLVWVVAFTAMHEAIDAVPAYGDNIGLFIALGIIPYRLYQSLATQCGNAITANIALLNFPIVKELDTIIARGILEVATFFIIFIVIILGLILFTGAPLPYDIPKMAEAFLGLCLFGFGVGVVNAVISEKLPSWMNIFNMFSLPIFWVSGIFFSLESIPAVIRDILLWNPILHGIEAMRMGYYQNYRGSYIDLPYLYGLGLFLVLAGLASERAIRVRSS is encoded by the coding sequence ATGTTGCCCATAGCCTTCCTTGAAGTGCCTTTATTGCCATTGGCGCTGGTCGGCAAATTGGATGGAATTTACGGTATGCTCAAGGATGCATTCATTGTCCAAGCCAGAGTGATTGGCGCGCTGATTTTGCGCGAAACCCGCGTTCGATATGGCCGCTCGAAACTTGGTTATCTTTGGGCATTCACCGGTCCTCTGGTCTGGGTGGTCGCCTTTACGGCGATGCATGAAGCAATCGATGCGGTGCCTGCTTACGGCGACAATATTGGTCTATTCATCGCGTTGGGAATTATTCCTTATCGGTTGTATCAGAGTCTGGCTACTCAGTGTGGCAACGCGATTACAGCCAATATCGCGCTTCTCAATTTCCCCATCGTCAAAGAGCTCGATACCATCATTGCTCGTGGTATTCTGGAAGTCGCGACCTTTTTCATTATTTTTATCGTCATCATATTGGGCCTCATTCTGTTCACTGGAGCACCTTTGCCCTACGACATTCCCAAGATGGCTGAGGCCTTTCTCGGGCTATGCCTGTTTGGCTTCGGGGTTGGGGTTGTCAATGCGGTTATCAGCGAGAAGCTTCCTTCCTGGATGAATATATTTAACATGTTCAGCCTGCCGATATTCTGGGTTTCCGGTATTTTCTTTTCTCTGGAATCAATTCCGGCAGTCATTCGGGATATTCTCCTTTGGAATCCGATCCTGCATGGCATCGAGGCCATGCGCATGGGCTATTACCAGAATTATCGCGGAAGCTATATTGATTTGCCTTATCTTTATGGGCTCGGGCTGTTTCTTGTTCTTGCCGGACTTGCGTCGGAAAGAGCGATACGGGTGAGAAGCTCATGA
- a CDS encoding ABC transporter ATP-binding protein, with amino-acid sequence MIKFQNVEKKYKLPGGGYKVILEHLNMTFPKRNIGLIGANGAGKSTLLKMISGAELPDRGRIKREVEVSFPLGFSGSFNGSLTGLENTRFVARIYGKDTEQVIDYVQDFAELGSHFYAPVKTYSSGMRARLSFGVSLAIDFQCYLVDEITAVGDQRFKRKSRRAFQDILERANIIMVSHSDGTLKDYCDMGIIVRDGKLTVFDDLDDAIKDHTDFMKR; translated from the coding sequence ATGATCAAATTTCAGAATGTTGAAAAGAAATACAAGCTCCCCGGCGGGGGCTACAAGGTTATCCTTGAGCATCTGAACATGACTTTCCCCAAGCGAAATATCGGGCTGATTGGGGCAAATGGTGCTGGCAAGTCTACTCTGCTGAAGATGATCTCCGGGGCTGAACTTCCCGATCGGGGGCGAATCAAGCGCGAGGTCGAGGTGTCTTTCCCTCTCGGTTTCTCGGGCAGCTTCAACGGCTCTCTGACGGGGCTGGAAAATACCCGCTTCGTGGCGCGCATATATGGCAAGGACACCGAGCAGGTGATCGATTATGTGCAGGATTTTGCCGAGTTGGGGTCTCATTTTTATGCTCCGGTCAAGACCTACTCCTCGGGTATGCGCGCCAGGCTTTCCTTTGGTGTGTCTCTGGCAATTGATTTTCAATGCTATCTGGTTGACGAAATCACGGCGGTTGGTGACCAGCGGTTCAAGCGCAAATCGAGGCGGGCCTTTCAGGATATTCTCGAAAGAGCGAATATCATCATGGTGTCTCACTCCGATGGGACATTGAAAGATTATTGTGACATGGGAATCATCGTGCGCGATGGTAAACTGACCGTATTTGATGATTTGGACGATGCGATTAAAGATCATACGGATTTTATGAAACGATAG